The segment AAATCTTCTGCGCAAGGTAAAAATATTGTTTACGATTTCACGGGCCGTGCCTGTCGCGCACTGCTTGAATGTTTTATACAGATTGTCTATGCCCCACATTTTTCCATCGAAATTAACGGCGTCAATCAGTCCATCGGTATAAAACAGCATTCTGTCATCGTGCTTGAGTTCGATTTTCTCGATTTCATATTCAGTTTCTTTTGTAACGCCGAGAACAAGGCCGCCTTTTTTCAGTTCGCGGATTTTACCGCTTCGCCAGAGCAGTCCGGGTTCGTGGCCGCAGTTGCAGTATGTCATACTCATCTCTTTTATATTGATAATCGCATAAAAGAGCGTAATAAATTCTCCGTCTCTGCACTCATCGCAGGCGGTGCTGTTAAGTTTGCGGACGATTTCAGCCATAGTATGCCTTTTATGCCCGCCGTCAGCGTAAGCTCTTATCATACCCCTGAATGAACTCATCATAAGCGCAGCGGGGATACCTTTGCCGATAACATCGGCTATGGCTATGGCAAGATTGTCTCCATCGAGCTTGATAAAATCGTACAGGTCTCCGCCGACACCGAAACACGGTTTGTAAGCAGCGGCGATATCGAGTCCGTGCATTTTAGGCGCAGCTTCGGGTATCATTCTTCTCTGAATAATTCCGGCCAGCCTAACCTGCTGAGCGACCTGTTCGCCCTGAATCGCCCTTGCGTAATATTTTGCGTTTATAATAGCGACGGCACATTGAGAGGCCACCGACCTTACCAGCGCAATGTCGTCTTCGGTGAATCCGCCCGGCCGGGGCCGGTATAATCTCAGTACTCCGACCGGCTTGTTTTTGAACTGCATCGTAACGGTAAGCTGGCTGACAATGCCTTCCTTGGCCGAGGCCTGGGGATATCTTATCCGCGGGTCGGCCCGCATATCGTCGATAATTACCGCTTCGCCGGCAAATGCCGCTTTTATAACAGGGTCCTCTTTCGTAACGGGGCCTTTGTTCCTGTATTCCTCGCTGAGGCCGAAAGTGCTTCGCATTTTCAGCTCTCCGGTTTCATCGTCGAGCAGTCTTATCGAGCAGGCCGAGGCTCCGGTTATTTCGACGGCAGCGCGCGAAAGCTTATCCAGCACATCGCCAAGCGCAAAACCGCCTGCGACCAGTGTCGTAAGCTGGTAAATCTGTTCTTCTCTTTTTGTCGGTTTTTTAATAATTTTCATATTATTTCACAAATCACGCCCTGGGCGGATAACTCCAAATAATTAAAAGTGGTGGTATTATAACCACTTTCAAATAATTTTAAATAGATTACAGACATATTATTTTTGACTGCCTTGCCCCACAGGCTGACAATATTATGTTGCGTGTCCGCTTTTGGCGGATAAAATTGCCAAAAGAGACGGTTCGTATTATACTTACAGTCAGGAAAAAAGCAATGTCCGATGTCGCCAAACATATATTTTTCAGCGGCCAGGTCCAGGGCGTAGGTTTTCGCTTCACG is part of the Phycisphaerae bacterium genome and harbors:
- a CDS encoding GAF domain-containing SpoIIE family protein phosphatase, with translation MKIIKKPTKREEQIYQLTTLVAGGFALGDVLDKLSRAAVEITGASACSIRLLDDETGELKMRSTFGLSEEYRNKGPVTKEDPVIKAAFAGEAVIIDDMRADPRIRYPQASAKEGIVSQLTVTMQFKNKPVGVLRLYRPRPGGFTEDDIALVRSVASQCAVAIINAKYYARAIQGEQVAQQVRLAGIIQRRMIPEAAPKMHGLDIAAAYKPCFGVGGDLYDFIKLDGDNLAIAIADVIGKGIPAALMMSSFRGMIRAYADGGHKRHTMAEIVRKLNSTACDECRDGEFITLFYAIINIKEMSMTYCNCGHEPGLLWRSGKIRELKKGGLVLGVTKETEYEIEKIELKHDDRMLFYTDGLIDAVNFDGKMWGIDNLYKTFKQCATGTAREIVNNIFTLRRRFIGLASQTDDTSIVAIRVSDKNG